A window of Deltaproteobacteria bacterium contains these coding sequences:
- a CDS encoding 30S ribosomal protein S21, which produces MPGVYMGDNDTFDYSLRKFKKQVEKAGILSELKKRQHFEKPSIQKKKKEAAAKKRLLKKIRKLQVM; this is translated from the coding sequence TTGCCAGGTGTATACATGGGTGACAACGATACTTTTGACTACTCTCTGCGGAAGTTCAAGAAGCAGGTCGAGAAGGCGGGTATTCTTTCCGAGCTGAAAAAGCGTCAGCATTTTGAAAAACCCAGCATCCAGAAGAAAAAGAAGGAAGCTGCGGCCAAAAAAAGGTTGCTGAAAAAGATCCGCAAACTTCAGGTGATGTAA